DNA from Gemmatimonadota bacterium:
CAAGCGCTCCGTGACGAACTCGCTGGGATCATAGGGGAGCGCCGGTCGCCGATACGCGTCCACCGCGTGCGTCTCCGTGTCCACCCGGAACACGGTGCCCGGATCGGTGAAGTCGCTGACGGACAGGAACGCCTCCGGCGAACCCCGGTGCCCGACCAGGCCCGACCAGATCGCTCCCGCCGGGAGCGGGACGTCTCGCACGTCTCCTCCGTCTTCGGCGAAGGAGCGCACGGTGGGGAGGCCTCCTACGCGGTACAGCACCAGGATACGCGCACCCACCCACGCCACCGAGCTCGGCGTCCACACGTCGATCGGGTCCGGGCCCTCCGGGATGACCTCCACCAGCACCGGGGCTGCGTCGCGCGGATCGAGCAGCACCACCCTGCCGTTGGGTGCGGCCAGCGTGGTGTGGAGCAGTAGACGGTGCGCATCGAGCCCGACGACCTGGAAGAACGCCTGCCCTGAGGGGACGACCTCCCGGAAGCGGGTCGCCTCGCCCCGCCACTGCGCTACCAGGACCGCATGGGTGCCACTGCTGCTGTCGCGGACCGTCATGGCCACCTCGTCGCCGACGTCGCTGCCCTGCAGCGCTAAGGCGTCGCTCGCGTCTGCGGGTGTGAAGACGGTCACGTCCGTGCTCGGGTCGCTGCCCAACTGGTGGAACATTACCCGGGCGCCGGTCACGGGGGCGCGCAGCGAATCGCCTCCGACGGGATCGTCGAAACGAACGTACAGGAGCGACTGGCCATCCGGTGCCCAGATCACACTGGACCGTCCACCGTAGAGCCCCGGAAGGGTATCCGCCGCCGCCGCTCCATCGGCGCTGCTGCGGATCACCAGGCTGCCCCAGCGGGCCCCGGACCTGCCTTCGCTGACGGCCAGGCGCTCGCCGGAGGGGTCCGGCCACAGCCCGCGGGCCAGGGCACGACCTTGCTGCGTCAGCGCGGCACCAGACACCAGGAGCCGCTCCCTCCCGTCACCGTCCGTGACCCGGAGGTCCAGCTCGGTGAAGGTGGGATCGCTGCTCAGCCAGAAGCGCTTGCCGCCGCGCTCCACGGGCGTGAGCGGAATCGTGTGGCGGCTGGCCGCGACGATGTTGGTGAGGATCTGCGTTCGCTCGGCCGTGCGCTCCACCCACGCACGGGTGAAGGCATCCTGCGCGTGGGCCCACTCCAGCGTGGAGGCGCTGGCCATGTCTTCCAGCGCGCGGTACGGGTCCGGCCACGGGCGCGGGTCGCCCACGGCTGCAGGTTCCGCCCGGGCCAGGGGCGGAGGGGGCAGAGGCGAGGGTCGGCAGGCGGCGGCGAAGGACAGCGCGAACGCGTAGAAGAAGAGGCGAAGCATCGTCGGGACCGTGCGCGGAAGGGCTCCGAAGA
Protein-coding regions in this window:
- a CDS encoding prolyl oligopeptidase family serine peptidase yields the protein MLRLFFYAFALSFAAACRPSPLPPPPLARAEPAAVGDPRPWPDPYRALEDMASASTLEWAHAQDAFTRAWVERTAERTQILTNIVAASRHTIPLTPVERGGKRFWLSSDPTFTELDLRVTDGDGRERLLVSGAALTQQGRALARGLWPDPSGERLAVSEGRSGARWGSLVIRSSADGAAAADTLPGLYGGRSSVIWAPDGQSLLYVRFDDPVGGDSLRAPVTGARVMFHQLGSDPSTDVTVFTPADASDALALQGSDVGDEVAMTVRDSSSGTHAVLVAQWRGEATRFREVVPSGQAFFQVVGLDAHRLLLHTTLAAPNGRVVLLDPRDAAPVLVEVIPEGPDPIDVWTPSSVAWVGARILVLYRVGGLPTVRSFAEDGGDVRDVPLPAGAIWSGLVGHRGSPEAFLSVSDFTDPGTVFRVDTETHAVDAYRRPALPYDPSEFVTERLFWSGPAGDSLPMFIAHHRSVEPGPAHPVMLYGYGFGAWAVAPWFRPHMAEWMRRGGVFALPALRGGGEFGEAWHRAGIRRNRQAAIDDYRAAAAWLLERGLVRPQWLVAETNSAGASLVATALLQEPTRFGAAILGFPLLDLLNYEGVTGAAAWRSELGSVADPGDLTVLRRLSPVHTVDPSSCPPPLFVAPGSEDQTTPPFHAYKFVAAVQGAGCRGPALLRVAWGAGHAYGTDGEDAAENFADQLAFLIQVLPGWTGRRVEGAAKP